The Arcanobacterium pinnipediorum genome includes the window TCTCATCTACCGTCGCAAGGTCAAGCGCGGTTAACACAACGCTTGAGATAAGCACATAGCAGTGTGGGCCCGGATTTTCCGGGCCCACACTGCTTACTACATTGACCATCTCTAGCTCTAGCCGCTACGTAGTAGGTAGCTAGCTACTAGATCTGGATTTAGCCTGTCACATACTTTGCATAACAGCCTGTTGATCTTCCATAGTTGCTGGACGCCAATTAAGGCCCTCACCATGCTTGCCTAGCCAGCGACGTACCATTGGGCACATAGCGACGATGGTTTTATTGGCCGCCTGAGTCTCATTCAGTGCAACTTTAACGAGAGTTCCCGCAAGTCCGCGACCTTCAAGTTCTGGACGGACTTCGGTATGGAAGAAGATTCGCTCATCGCCGTTATCAACGTATTGTGCAAAACCGGCAACCTCGGAATCCGTATAACGAATTGCGTATAAGCTATTTCCTTCAATAACCTCTACGGCCTGGCCATTTTTGTCTGTGAGTTGTTCTGTCATTATTTTCCTTTCACAAGTTTATT containing:
- a CDS encoding GNAT family N-acetyltransferase, with translation MTEQLTDKNGQAVEVIEGNSLYAIRYTDSEVAGFAQYVDNGDERIFFHTEVRPELEGRGLAGTLVKVALNETQAANKTIVAMCPMVRRWLGKHGEGLNWRPATMEDQQAVMQSM